A section of the Dioscorea cayenensis subsp. rotundata cultivar TDr96_F1 unplaced genomic scaffold, TDr96_F1_v2_PseudoChromosome.rev07_lg8_w22 25.fasta BLBR01000814.1, whole genome shotgun sequence genome encodes:
- the LOC120255069 gene encoding cytochrome P450 710A11-like: MAIDLLSIFSAAAPYLLVTIATLLLYEQFSYIKKKGPLPGPTFIVPFLGSTIPMILNPTKFWHDQATAAKSSLSGLSANYLVGRFILFIRSSEVSHLVFSNVRPNAFHLIGHPFGKKLFGEHNLIYMFGDDHKDLRRRIAPNFTPRALSTYLNLQQKVILTHLNHWLSISSSKSPLKLRLLCRDLNLDTSQTVFVGPYLSQEARQKFNVDYNLFNVGLMAIPFDLPGFAFRRATKAVSRLIHTLSRCAVESKTQMLAGEEPTCLVDFWMQDMLRERESEDLDKIGGHLFDFLFAAQDASTSSLLWAVTLLESHQDVLYRVREEVVAAWNPLSGELLTPEMVRGFKYTEAVAREVVRFRPPATMVPHIAGEEFRLTDEYVVPKGTIVFPSVYESSFQGFTEPDRFDPDRFGEGRVEDRVFKRNFLAFGAGPHQCVGQRYAINHLVVFIAMFVSLLDFRRERTDGCDEIAYVPTIVPKDDCLVYLSSRFNPFPSF; the protein is encoded by the coding sequence ATGGCAATAGATTTACTTTCAATCTTCTCAGCCGCAGCTCCCTACCTCCTCGTCACTATCGCCACTCTCCTCCTCTATGAACAGTTCTCATACATTAAGAAAAAGGGCCCACTCCCCGGCCCCACCTTTATCGTCCCTTTCCTTGGCAGCACCATCCCCATGATCCTCAACCCAACCAAATTCTGGCACGACCAAGCCACCGCCGCCAAATCCTCTCTTTCGGGCCTCTCCGCCAACTACCTCGTCGGCCGCTTCATTCTCTTCATCCGCTCCAGCGAAGTCTCCCACCTAGTCTTCTCCAATGTCCGCCCTAACGCCTTCCACCTCATCGGCCACCCTTTTGGTAAAAAACTATTCGGCGAACACAACCTCATCTACATGTTCGGCGACGACCACAAAGATCTCCGCCGCCGCATCGCCCCTAACTTCACCCCTCGCGCTCTCTCCACATACCTAAATCTTCAGCAAAAGGTCATCCTCACCCATCTCAACCACTGGCTCTCCATCTCTTCCTCCAAATCTCCACTCAAACTCCGCCTTCTTTGCCGCGACCTCAATCTCGACACTTCCCAGACCGTTTTCGTTGGACCTTATCTCTCCCAAGAAGCTCGCCAAAAATTTAACGTAGATTACAATCTCTTCAACGTCGGGTTAATGGCCATCCCGTTTGATCTACCTGGCTTCGCCTTCCGCCGGGCGACAAAGGCTGTTTCACGGCTTATACACACTCTCAGCCGCTGCGCCGTTGAGAGCAAAACCCAAATGCTGGCCGGGGAAGAGCCGACTTGTCTCGTTGATTTCTGGATGCAAGACATGCTGCGTGAGAGAGAGTCTGAGGACCTTGACAAGATCGGTGGCCATTTGTTTGACTTCTTGTTCGCCGCTCAGGACGCGTCCACATCATCGTTGCTTTGGGCTGTGACTTTGCTGGAGTCTCACCAGGATGTTCTTTACCGGGTTCGGGAGGAGGTGGTGGCGGCTTGGAATCCTCTCTCCGGGGAGCTTTTGACACCGGAGATGGTCCGGGGGTTCAAGTATACAGAGGCGGTGGCGAGAGAAGTTGTGCGGTTCCGCCCACCAGCGACCATGGTGCCGCATATCGCCGGTGAGGAGTTCCGGTTGACGGATGAATACGTGGTGCCCAAGGGGACCATTGTTTTTCCATCTGTGTATGAGTCCAGTTTTCAAGGGTTCACGGAACCGGACCGGTTTGACCCAGATCGGTTTGGAGAGGGGCGGGTGGAGGACCGGGTTTTTAAAAGGAATTTCTTGGCGTTTGGAGCTGGACCACATCAATGTGTGGGGCAGAGGTATGCGATCAACCATTTGGTTGTGTTTATTGCCATGTTTGTTTCGCTACTGGATTTCCGACGGGAGAGGACGGACGGCTGTGATGAGATCGCGTATGTCCCTACCATTGTGCCTAAAGATGATTGCTTGGTTTATCTCTCCTCCCGTTTCAATCCCTTCCCCTCATTTTAA